The Flavobacterium commune genome contains a region encoding:
- a CDS encoding TIGR02757 family protein, with translation MNFDELKDFLDEKVLQYNTLDFIESDPVQIPHLFTQKEDIEIAGFLSATIAWGNRKMIIKNSHRIIELMGNTPYDFVMSHNETDLERLETFVHRTFNGQDFIGFIQSLQNIYKNHGGLEAVFSKNQEVNSMQKSISEFKKIFFEIPHLARTQKHISDPLNNSAAKRINMYLRWMCRQDNKGVDLGIWKSISPALLSCPLDVHSGKVARKLGLLERKQNDGKALFELDSKLREFDPKDPVKYDFALFGLGVFEGF, from the coding sequence ATGAATTTTGACGAACTCAAAGATTTTCTGGACGAAAAAGTACTGCAATATAACACCTTAGATTTTATCGAAAGTGACCCGGTGCAAATTCCGCATTTATTTACCCAAAAAGAAGATATCGAAATTGCCGGCTTCCTGAGCGCTACTATTGCCTGGGGGAACCGAAAAATGATTATTAAAAATTCCCATAGAATAATAGAACTCATGGGTAATACTCCTTATGATTTTGTGATGTCCCACAATGAAACTGATTTAGAACGACTGGAAACTTTTGTACATCGCACCTTTAATGGTCAGGATTTCATCGGTTTTATCCAATCACTACAAAACATCTATAAAAATCACGGCGGACTGGAAGCTGTCTTTTCAAAAAACCAGGAAGTGAATTCGATGCAAAAAAGCATCTCTGAATTCAAAAAAATCTTTTTTGAAATTCCTCATTTAGCCCGTACCCAAAAACACATTTCGGATCCTTTAAATAATTCGGCAGCAAAACGCATCAACATGTACTTGCGTTGGATGTGCCGTCAGGACAACAAAGGAGTCGATTTAGGGATTTGGAAAAGCATTTCCCCTGCTCTGCTTTCTTGTCCGTTGGATGTCCATTCCGGAAAAGTAGCCCGAAAATTAGGCTTATTGGAACGTAAACAAAATGACGGCAAAGCACTTTTTGAATTAGATTCTAAACTTCGGGAGTTTGATCCAAAAGATCCTGTCAAATACGATTTCGCACTTTTTGGCCTTGGTGTTTTTGAAGGTTTTTAA
- a CDS encoding ABC transporter ATP-binding protein gives MIQAKNLHKYYDQLHVLKGVDLHIQKGEIVSIVGASGAGKTTLLQILGTLDRPNTSDYKGDKNLKNDIELRINNEDILSMNDKNLSRFRNLNLGFIFQFHQLLPEFTALENVCIPAYIAKKSKNETEAEAIKLLTYLGLSHRINHKPSELSGGEQQRVAVARALINKPAVIFADEPSGNLDTHSAENLHQLFFKLRDEFGQTFVIVTHNEELANMADRKLVMVDGMISDH, from the coding sequence ATGATACAAGCCAAAAACTTACATAAATATTACGACCAACTCCATGTTTTAAAAGGTGTTGATTTACATATTCAAAAAGGCGAAATTGTTTCGATCGTAGGGGCTTCAGGAGCAGGAAAAACAACACTTTTACAAATTTTAGGCACACTCGACAGACCTAACACCTCAGACTATAAAGGAGACAAAAATCTTAAAAACGATATTGAACTCCGAATTAATAATGAAGATATTTTGTCTATGAACGACAAAAATTTATCCCGATTTAGAAATTTGAATTTGGGATTTATTTTTCAATTCCACCAATTGCTACCTGAATTTACAGCTCTGGAAAATGTTTGCATTCCGGCTTACATTGCTAAAAAATCCAAAAATGAAACCGAAGCGGAAGCCATAAAACTACTTACTTATTTAGGACTTTCGCATCGAATCAACCACAAACCCAGCGAACTTTCGGGAGGAGAGCAACAGCGTGTGGCGGTGGCCAGAGCATTGATTAACAAGCCTGCAGTAATTTTTGCCGATGAACCTTCGGGAAATTTAGATACCCATTCAGCAGAAAATTTACATCAATTATTTTTTAAACTAAGAGATGAATTTGGACAAACTTTTGTCATTGTAACCCATAACGAAGAATTAGCCAACATGGCTGATAGAAAACTGGTGATGGTGGACGGAATGATTAGTGACCATTAA
- the msrA gene encoding peptide-methionine (S)-S-oxide reductase MsrA, producing the protein MEKEMKMELATFAGGCFWCTEAVFLELKGVEAVVSGYIAGKTVNPTYKEICQGDTGHAEAIEISFDANAISFGELLELFFATHDPTTLNRQGNDVGTQYRSEIFYHNEEQKEIAEDFIRFLTQEAVFEKPIVTKVSAATIFYPAEDYHQNYYNQNKTQGYCAFVITPKIEKVRKYFAEKLK; encoded by the coding sequence ATGGAAAAAGAAATGAAAATGGAATTGGCAACTTTTGCAGGTGGTTGTTTCTGGTGTACCGAAGCTGTTTTTTTAGAATTAAAAGGGGTAGAGGCTGTCGTTTCGGGCTATATTGCAGGTAAAACGGTAAATCCCACATACAAGGAAATTTGTCAGGGAGATACAGGACATGCCGAGGCAATTGAGATTAGTTTTGATGCTAATGCGATTTCGTTTGGAGAATTATTAGAATTGTTTTTTGCTACACACGATCCTACCACTTTAAACCGTCAGGGAAATGATGTGGGAACGCAATACCGCAGCGAAATTTTTTATCATAACGAAGAGCAAAAAGAAATTGCAGAAGATTTTATTCGGTTTTTGACTCAGGAAGCTGTTTTTGAAAAACCAATAGTTACTAAAGTTTCAGCTGCGACCATTTTTTATCCTGCCGAAGACTATCATCAAAATTATTACAATCAAAATAAAACTCAGGGATATTGTGCTTTTGTAATTACACCAAAAATAGAGAAAGTGAGGAAATATTTTGCTGAGAAGTTAAAATAA